Proteins encoded together in one Branchiostoma lanceolatum isolate klBraLanc5 chromosome 11, klBraLanc5.hap2, whole genome shotgun sequence window:
- the LOC136445436 gene encoding 5'-AMP-activated protein kinase catalytic subunit alpha-2-like isoform X5, translating to MADHRERTLSGSQSGKVKIGHYVLGDTLGVGTFGKVKVGEHALTGHKVAVKILNRQKIKSLDVVGKIRREIQNLKLFRHPHIIKLYQVISTPADIFMVMEYVSGGELFDYIVKHGKLKEAEARRFFQQIISGVDYCHRHMIVHRDLKPENLLLDSNRNVRIADFGLSNMMADGEFLRTSCGSPNYAAPEVISGKLYAGPEVDVWSCGVILYALLCGTLPFDDEHVPTLFKKIKGGVFPIPDHLSPTVVGLLRHMLEVDPVKRATIPEIREHEWTKIDMPAYLFPLDEQDTNVVDYDAVREVCEVLHKFECKETEVISGLLGGDPHNPLAVAYHLIVDNKRIEREVASSRSSFLRSVSVPADELKKCVLQRQAAKNMKMKDWYLATSPPPETSFIEERMPFPDRPTLVQPASALDTVISKERRLPTPSKKAKWHLGIRSQSKPHDIMSEVYRAMKQLNYEWKMVNPFHLRVRRKNPVTQRHAKMSLQLYQVDQKSYLLDFKSLSNAPDPEDGGGSSDGSRPSTPLGSQTSLATPTTPTGSTHPQQTGTHHASAGVHHTLEFFEMCAALITTLAR from the exons ATGGCGGACCATCGTGAGAGAACTCTGTCCGGGTCTCAGTCGGGAAAGGTGAAAATTGGCCACTATGTTCTCGGCGACACCCTCGGAGTAGGAACCTTTGGCAAAGTGAAAG TTGGGGAGCATGCGCTGACAGGTCACAAGGTGGCTGTGAAGATCCTGAACCGGCAGAAAATCAAGAGTTTAGACGTGGTGGGGAAAATCCGGCGCGAGATCCAGAACCTGAAGCTCTTCAGACATCCGCATATCATTAAACT GTATCAGGTGATCAGCACCCCTGCTGACATCTTCATGGTGATGGAGTATGTGTCTGGGGGAGAACTGTTTGATTACATTGTCAAACATGGCAAG CTGAAGGAAGCTGAGGCCCGTCGGTTCTTCCAACAAATCATATCGGGTGTGGACTACTGTCACAGGCACATGATCGTTCACAGGGACCTGAAACCTGAGAACCTTCTACTGGACTCCAACAGAAATGTTAGAATAGCTGATTTCG GTCTGTCTAACATGATGGCTGACGGAGAGTTCCTCCGTACAAGCTGTGGATCGCCAAACTACGCTGCACCTGAAGTCATCTCCGGGAA ACTGTATGCAGGTCCAGAGGTGGATGTGTGGAGCTGTGGAGTCATcctgtatgctttactatgtgGAACT CTTCCATTTGATGATGAACATGTCCCAACACTGTTCAAGAAAATTAAAG GAGGGGTGTTCCCCATCCCAGACCACCTGTCCCCTACTGTGGTGGGACTACTCAGGCACATGTTGGAGGTGGACCCTGTCAAGCGCGCCACCATCCCCGAGATAAG AGAACACGAGTGGACAAAGATCGACATGCCCGCGTACTTGTTCCCATTGGATGAACAGGATACAAACGTGGTAGACTACGACGCTGTGAGGGAAGTGTGTGAGGTACTGCAT AAATTTGAGTGCAAAGAGACAGAAGTCATCAGTGGCCTGCTGGGCGGAGACCCTCACAACCCGCTAGCCGTGGCGTACCATCTCATCGTGGACAACAAACGCATCGAGAGAGAAG TCGCTAGCTCACGGTCATCTTTCCTTCGCAGTGTGTCTGTACCCGCAGACG AGTTGAAAAAATGTGTACTACAGCGTCAAG CTGCCAAGAACATGAAGATGAAGGACTGGTATCTGGCCACTAGCCCCCCTCCCGAGACATCATTCATCGAGGAAAGAATG CCTTTCCCGGACAGACCAA CTCTGGTCCAACCTGCATCAGCCTTGGACACTGTTATATCCAAGGAGAGACGGCTTCCAACTCCATCCAAGAAGGCCAAGTGGCACCTAG GTATCCGCTCTCAGAGCAAGCCGCATGACATTATGAGTGAGGTGTACAGAGCTATGAAGCAACTCAACTAT GAATGGAAAATGGTTAACCCCTTTCATTTGAGAGTGAGGAGGAAAAACCCAGTGACACAGAGACAT GCCAAGATGAGCCTGCAGCTGTATCAGGTGGACCAGAAGAGTTACCTGCTGGACTTCAAGAGCCTCAGTAACGCTCCTGACCCAGAAGACGGAGGGGGAAGCA GTGATGGTAGCAGACCGTCCACCCCCTTGGGTAGCCAGACCTCCCTGGCGACCCCCACCACCCCCACGGGCAGCACCCACCCCCAGCAGACGGGCACGCACCACGCCTCCGCCGGCGTCCACCACACCCTGGAGTTCTTCGAGATGTGCGCTGCTCTCATCACCACCCTGGCGCGCTGA
- the LOC136445436 gene encoding 5'-AMP-activated protein kinase catalytic subunit alpha-2-like isoform X8, with product MADHRERTLSGSQSGKVKIGHYVLGDTLGVGTFGKVKVGEHALTGHKVAVKILNRQKIKSLDVVGKIRREIQNLKLFRHPHIIKLYQVISTPADIFMVMEYVSGGELFDYIVKHGKLKEAEARRFFQQIISGVDYCHRHMIVHRDLKPENLLLDSNRNVRIADFGLSNMMADGEFLRTSCGSPNYAAPEVISGKLYAGPEVDVWSCGVILYALLCGTLPFDDEHVPTLFKKIKGGVFPIPDHLSPTVVGLLRHMLEVDPVKRATIPEIREHEWTKIDMPAYLFPLDEQDTNVVDYDAVREVCEVLHKFECKETEVISGLLGGDPHNPLAVAYHLIVDNKRIEREAAKNMKMKDWYLATSPPPETSFIEERMPFPDRPTRTSRPTSGGKTLVQPASALDTVISKERRLPTPSKKAKWHLGIRSQSKPHDIMSEVYRAMKQLNYEWKMVNPFHLRVRRKNPVTQRHAKMSLQLYQVDQKSYLLDFKSLSNAPDPEDGGGSSDGSRPSTPLGSQTSLATPTTPTGSTHPQQTGTHHASAGVHHTLEFFEMCAALITTLAR from the exons ATGGCGGACCATCGTGAGAGAACTCTGTCCGGGTCTCAGTCGGGAAAGGTGAAAATTGGCCACTATGTTCTCGGCGACACCCTCGGAGTAGGAACCTTTGGCAAAGTGAAAG TTGGGGAGCATGCGCTGACAGGTCACAAGGTGGCTGTGAAGATCCTGAACCGGCAGAAAATCAAGAGTTTAGACGTGGTGGGGAAAATCCGGCGCGAGATCCAGAACCTGAAGCTCTTCAGACATCCGCATATCATTAAACT GTATCAGGTGATCAGCACCCCTGCTGACATCTTCATGGTGATGGAGTATGTGTCTGGGGGAGAACTGTTTGATTACATTGTCAAACATGGCAAG CTGAAGGAAGCTGAGGCCCGTCGGTTCTTCCAACAAATCATATCGGGTGTGGACTACTGTCACAGGCACATGATCGTTCACAGGGACCTGAAACCTGAGAACCTTCTACTGGACTCCAACAGAAATGTTAGAATAGCTGATTTCG GTCTGTCTAACATGATGGCTGACGGAGAGTTCCTCCGTACAAGCTGTGGATCGCCAAACTACGCTGCACCTGAAGTCATCTCCGGGAA ACTGTATGCAGGTCCAGAGGTGGATGTGTGGAGCTGTGGAGTCATcctgtatgctttactatgtgGAACT CTTCCATTTGATGATGAACATGTCCCAACACTGTTCAAGAAAATTAAAG GAGGGGTGTTCCCCATCCCAGACCACCTGTCCCCTACTGTGGTGGGACTACTCAGGCACATGTTGGAGGTGGACCCTGTCAAGCGCGCCACCATCCCCGAGATAAG AGAACACGAGTGGACAAAGATCGACATGCCCGCGTACTTGTTCCCATTGGATGAACAGGATACAAACGTGGTAGACTACGACGCTGTGAGGGAAGTGTGTGAGGTACTGCAT AAATTTGAGTGCAAAGAGACAGAAGTCATCAGTGGCCTGCTGGGCGGAGACCCTCACAACCCGCTAGCCGTGGCGTACCATCTCATCGTGGACAACAAACGCATCGAGAGAGAAG CTGCCAAGAACATGAAGATGAAGGACTGGTATCTGGCCACTAGCCCCCCTCCCGAGACATCATTCATCGAGGAAAGAATG CCTTTCCCGGACAGACCAA CTCGGACTTCACGGCCCACATCTGGAGGGAAGA CTCTGGTCCAACCTGCATCAGCCTTGGACACTGTTATATCCAAGGAGAGACGGCTTCCAACTCCATCCAAGAAGGCCAAGTGGCACCTAG GTATCCGCTCTCAGAGCAAGCCGCATGACATTATGAGTGAGGTGTACAGAGCTATGAAGCAACTCAACTAT GAATGGAAAATGGTTAACCCCTTTCATTTGAGAGTGAGGAGGAAAAACCCAGTGACACAGAGACAT GCCAAGATGAGCCTGCAGCTGTATCAGGTGGACCAGAAGAGTTACCTGCTGGACTTCAAGAGCCTCAGTAACGCTCCTGACCCAGAAGACGGAGGGGGAAGCA GTGATGGTAGCAGACCGTCCACCCCCTTGGGTAGCCAGACCTCCCTGGCGACCCCCACCACCCCCACGGGCAGCACCCACCCCCAGCAGACGGGCACGCACCACGCCTCCGCCGGCGTCCACCACACCCTGGAGTTCTTCGAGATGTGCGCTGCTCTCATCACCACCCTGGCGCGCTGA
- the LOC136445436 gene encoding 5'-AMP-activated protein kinase catalytic subunit alpha-2-like isoform X9: protein MADHRERTLSGSQSGKVKIGHYVLGDTLGVGTFGKVKVGEHALTGHKVAVKILNRQKIKSLDVVGKIRREIQNLKLFRHPHIIKLYQVISTPADIFMVMEYVSGGELFDYIVKHGKLKEAEARRFFQQIISGVDYCHRHMIVHRDLKPENLLLDSNRNVRIADFGLSNMMADGEFLRTSCGSPNYAAPEVISGKLYAGPEVDVWSCGVILYALLCGTLPFDDEHVPTLFKKIKGGVFPIPDHLSPTVVGLLRHMLEVDPVKRATIPEIREHEWTKIDMPAYLFPLDEQDTNVVDYDAVREVCEVLHKFECKETEVISGLLGGDPHNPLAVAYHLIVDNKRIEREAAKNMKMKDWYLATSPPPETSFIEERMPFPDRPTLVQPASALDTVISKERRLPTPSKKAKWHLGIRSQSKPHDIMSEVYRAMKQLNYEWKMVNPFHLRVRRKNPVTQRHAKMSLQLYQVDQKSYLLDFKSLSNAPDPEDGGGSSDGSRPSTPLGSQTSLATPTTPTGSTHPQQTGTHHASAGVHHTLEFFEMCAALITTLAR from the exons ATGGCGGACCATCGTGAGAGAACTCTGTCCGGGTCTCAGTCGGGAAAGGTGAAAATTGGCCACTATGTTCTCGGCGACACCCTCGGAGTAGGAACCTTTGGCAAAGTGAAAG TTGGGGAGCATGCGCTGACAGGTCACAAGGTGGCTGTGAAGATCCTGAACCGGCAGAAAATCAAGAGTTTAGACGTGGTGGGGAAAATCCGGCGCGAGATCCAGAACCTGAAGCTCTTCAGACATCCGCATATCATTAAACT GTATCAGGTGATCAGCACCCCTGCTGACATCTTCATGGTGATGGAGTATGTGTCTGGGGGAGAACTGTTTGATTACATTGTCAAACATGGCAAG CTGAAGGAAGCTGAGGCCCGTCGGTTCTTCCAACAAATCATATCGGGTGTGGACTACTGTCACAGGCACATGATCGTTCACAGGGACCTGAAACCTGAGAACCTTCTACTGGACTCCAACAGAAATGTTAGAATAGCTGATTTCG GTCTGTCTAACATGATGGCTGACGGAGAGTTCCTCCGTACAAGCTGTGGATCGCCAAACTACGCTGCACCTGAAGTCATCTCCGGGAA ACTGTATGCAGGTCCAGAGGTGGATGTGTGGAGCTGTGGAGTCATcctgtatgctttactatgtgGAACT CTTCCATTTGATGATGAACATGTCCCAACACTGTTCAAGAAAATTAAAG GAGGGGTGTTCCCCATCCCAGACCACCTGTCCCCTACTGTGGTGGGACTACTCAGGCACATGTTGGAGGTGGACCCTGTCAAGCGCGCCACCATCCCCGAGATAAG AGAACACGAGTGGACAAAGATCGACATGCCCGCGTACTTGTTCCCATTGGATGAACAGGATACAAACGTGGTAGACTACGACGCTGTGAGGGAAGTGTGTGAGGTACTGCAT AAATTTGAGTGCAAAGAGACAGAAGTCATCAGTGGCCTGCTGGGCGGAGACCCTCACAACCCGCTAGCCGTGGCGTACCATCTCATCGTGGACAACAAACGCATCGAGAGAGAAG CTGCCAAGAACATGAAGATGAAGGACTGGTATCTGGCCACTAGCCCCCCTCCCGAGACATCATTCATCGAGGAAAGAATG CCTTTCCCGGACAGACCAA CTCTGGTCCAACCTGCATCAGCCTTGGACACTGTTATATCCAAGGAGAGACGGCTTCCAACTCCATCCAAGAAGGCCAAGTGGCACCTAG GTATCCGCTCTCAGAGCAAGCCGCATGACATTATGAGTGAGGTGTACAGAGCTATGAAGCAACTCAACTAT GAATGGAAAATGGTTAACCCCTTTCATTTGAGAGTGAGGAGGAAAAACCCAGTGACACAGAGACAT GCCAAGATGAGCCTGCAGCTGTATCAGGTGGACCAGAAGAGTTACCTGCTGGACTTCAAGAGCCTCAGTAACGCTCCTGACCCAGAAGACGGAGGGGGAAGCA GTGATGGTAGCAGACCGTCCACCCCCTTGGGTAGCCAGACCTCCCTGGCGACCCCCACCACCCCCACGGGCAGCACCCACCCCCAGCAGACGGGCACGCACCACGCCTCCGCCGGCGTCCACCACACCCTGGAGTTCTTCGAGATGTGCGCTGCTCTCATCACCACCCTGGCGCGCTGA
- the LOC136445436 gene encoding 5'-AMP-activated protein kinase catalytic subunit alpha-2-like isoform X3: MADHRERTLSGSQSGKVKIGHYVLGDTLGVGTFGKVKVGEHALTGHKVAVKILNRQKIKSLDVVGKIRREIQNLKLFRHPHIIKLYQVISTPADIFMVMEYVSGGELFDYIVKHGKLKEAEARRFFQQIISGVDYCHRHMIVHRDLKPENLLLDSNRNVRIADFGLSNMMADGEFLRTSCGSPNYAAPEVISGKLYAGPEVDVWSCGVILYALLCGTLPFDDEHVPTLFKKIKGGVFPIPDHLSPTVVGLLRHMLEVDPVKRATIPEIREHEWTKIDMPAYLFPLDEQDTNVVDYDAVREVCEVLHKFECKETEVISGLLGGDPHNPLAVAYHLIVDNKRIEREVASSRSSFLRSVSVPADELKKCVLQRQAAKNMKMKDWYLATSPPPETSFIEERMPFPDRPTRTSRPTSGGKTLVQPASALDTVISKERRLPTPSKKAKWHLGIRSQSKPHDIMSEVYRAMKQLNYEWKMVNPFHLRVRRKNPVTQRHAKMSLQLYQVDQKSYLLDFKSLSNAPDPEDGGGSSDGSRPSTPLGSQTSLATPTTPTGSTHPQQTGTHHASAGVHHTLEFFEMCAALITTLAR; encoded by the exons ATGGCGGACCATCGTGAGAGAACTCTGTCCGGGTCTCAGTCGGGAAAGGTGAAAATTGGCCACTATGTTCTCGGCGACACCCTCGGAGTAGGAACCTTTGGCAAAGTGAAAG TTGGGGAGCATGCGCTGACAGGTCACAAGGTGGCTGTGAAGATCCTGAACCGGCAGAAAATCAAGAGTTTAGACGTGGTGGGGAAAATCCGGCGCGAGATCCAGAACCTGAAGCTCTTCAGACATCCGCATATCATTAAACT GTATCAGGTGATCAGCACCCCTGCTGACATCTTCATGGTGATGGAGTATGTGTCTGGGGGAGAACTGTTTGATTACATTGTCAAACATGGCAAG CTGAAGGAAGCTGAGGCCCGTCGGTTCTTCCAACAAATCATATCGGGTGTGGACTACTGTCACAGGCACATGATCGTTCACAGGGACCTGAAACCTGAGAACCTTCTACTGGACTCCAACAGAAATGTTAGAATAGCTGATTTCG GTCTGTCTAACATGATGGCTGACGGAGAGTTCCTCCGTACAAGCTGTGGATCGCCAAACTACGCTGCACCTGAAGTCATCTCCGGGAA ACTGTATGCAGGTCCAGAGGTGGATGTGTGGAGCTGTGGAGTCATcctgtatgctttactatgtgGAACT CTTCCATTTGATGATGAACATGTCCCAACACTGTTCAAGAAAATTAAAG GAGGGGTGTTCCCCATCCCAGACCACCTGTCCCCTACTGTGGTGGGACTACTCAGGCACATGTTGGAGGTGGACCCTGTCAAGCGCGCCACCATCCCCGAGATAAG AGAACACGAGTGGACAAAGATCGACATGCCCGCGTACTTGTTCCCATTGGATGAACAGGATACAAACGTGGTAGACTACGACGCTGTGAGGGAAGTGTGTGAGGTACTGCAT AAATTTGAGTGCAAAGAGACAGAAGTCATCAGTGGCCTGCTGGGCGGAGACCCTCACAACCCGCTAGCCGTGGCGTACCATCTCATCGTGGACAACAAACGCATCGAGAGAGAAG TCGCTAGCTCACGGTCATCTTTCCTTCGCAGTGTGTCTGTACCCGCAGACG AGTTGAAAAAATGTGTACTACAGCGTCAAG CTGCCAAGAACATGAAGATGAAGGACTGGTATCTGGCCACTAGCCCCCCTCCCGAGACATCATTCATCGAGGAAAGAATG CCTTTCCCGGACAGACCAA CTCGGACTTCACGGCCCACATCTGGAGGGAAGA CTCTGGTCCAACCTGCATCAGCCTTGGACACTGTTATATCCAAGGAGAGACGGCTTCCAACTCCATCCAAGAAGGCCAAGTGGCACCTAG GTATCCGCTCTCAGAGCAAGCCGCATGACATTATGAGTGAGGTGTACAGAGCTATGAAGCAACTCAACTAT GAATGGAAAATGGTTAACCCCTTTCATTTGAGAGTGAGGAGGAAAAACCCAGTGACACAGAGACAT GCCAAGATGAGCCTGCAGCTGTATCAGGTGGACCAGAAGAGTTACCTGCTGGACTTCAAGAGCCTCAGTAACGCTCCTGACCCAGAAGACGGAGGGGGAAGCA GTGATGGTAGCAGACCGTCCACCCCCTTGGGTAGCCAGACCTCCCTGGCGACCCCCACCACCCCCACGGGCAGCACCCACCCCCAGCAGACGGGCACGCACCACGCCTCCGCCGGCGTCCACCACACCCTGGAGTTCTTCGAGATGTGCGCTGCTCTCATCACCACCCTGGCGCGCTGA
- the LOC136445436 gene encoding 5'-AMP-activated protein kinase catalytic subunit alpha-2-like isoform X6, with the protein MADHRERTLSGSQSGKVKIGHYVLGDTLGVGTFGKVKVGEHALTGHKVAVKILNRQKIKSLDVVGKIRREIQNLKLFRHPHIIKLYQVISTPADIFMVMEYVSGGELFDYIVKHGKLKEAEARRFFQQIISGVDYCHRHMIVHRDLKPENLLLDSNRNVRIADFGLSNMMADGEFLRTSCGSPNYAAPEVISGKLYAGPEVDVWSCGVILYALLCGTLPFDDEHVPTLFKKIKGGVFPIPDHLSPTVVGLLRHMLEVDPVKRATIPEIREHEWTKIDMPAYLFPLDEQDTNVVDYDAVREVCEVLHKFECKETEVISGLLGGDPHNPLAVAYHLIVDNKRIEREAAKNMKMKDWYLATSPPPETSFIEERMVAPPISPLKPFPDRPTRTSRPTSGGKTLVQPASALDTVISKERRLPTPSKKAKWHLGIRSQSKPHDIMSEVYRAMKQLNYEWKMVNPFHLRVRRKNPVTQRHAKMSLQLYQVDQKSYLLDFKSLSNAPDPEDGGGSSDGSRPSTPLGSQTSLATPTTPTGSTHPQQTGTHHASAGVHHTLEFFEMCAALITTLAR; encoded by the exons ATGGCGGACCATCGTGAGAGAACTCTGTCCGGGTCTCAGTCGGGAAAGGTGAAAATTGGCCACTATGTTCTCGGCGACACCCTCGGAGTAGGAACCTTTGGCAAAGTGAAAG TTGGGGAGCATGCGCTGACAGGTCACAAGGTGGCTGTGAAGATCCTGAACCGGCAGAAAATCAAGAGTTTAGACGTGGTGGGGAAAATCCGGCGCGAGATCCAGAACCTGAAGCTCTTCAGACATCCGCATATCATTAAACT GTATCAGGTGATCAGCACCCCTGCTGACATCTTCATGGTGATGGAGTATGTGTCTGGGGGAGAACTGTTTGATTACATTGTCAAACATGGCAAG CTGAAGGAAGCTGAGGCCCGTCGGTTCTTCCAACAAATCATATCGGGTGTGGACTACTGTCACAGGCACATGATCGTTCACAGGGACCTGAAACCTGAGAACCTTCTACTGGACTCCAACAGAAATGTTAGAATAGCTGATTTCG GTCTGTCTAACATGATGGCTGACGGAGAGTTCCTCCGTACAAGCTGTGGATCGCCAAACTACGCTGCACCTGAAGTCATCTCCGGGAA ACTGTATGCAGGTCCAGAGGTGGATGTGTGGAGCTGTGGAGTCATcctgtatgctttactatgtgGAACT CTTCCATTTGATGATGAACATGTCCCAACACTGTTCAAGAAAATTAAAG GAGGGGTGTTCCCCATCCCAGACCACCTGTCCCCTACTGTGGTGGGACTACTCAGGCACATGTTGGAGGTGGACCCTGTCAAGCGCGCCACCATCCCCGAGATAAG AGAACACGAGTGGACAAAGATCGACATGCCCGCGTACTTGTTCCCATTGGATGAACAGGATACAAACGTGGTAGACTACGACGCTGTGAGGGAAGTGTGTGAGGTACTGCAT AAATTTGAGTGCAAAGAGACAGAAGTCATCAGTGGCCTGCTGGGCGGAGACCCTCACAACCCGCTAGCCGTGGCGTACCATCTCATCGTGGACAACAAACGCATCGAGAGAGAAG CTGCCAAGAACATGAAGATGAAGGACTGGTATCTGGCCACTAGCCCCCCTCCCGAGACATCATTCATCGAGGAAAGAATG GTTGCTCCTCCTATCTCGCCCCTCAAGCCTTTCCCGGACAGACCAA CTCGGACTTCACGGCCCACATCTGGAGGGAAGA CTCTGGTCCAACCTGCATCAGCCTTGGACACTGTTATATCCAAGGAGAGACGGCTTCCAACTCCATCCAAGAAGGCCAAGTGGCACCTAG GTATCCGCTCTCAGAGCAAGCCGCATGACATTATGAGTGAGGTGTACAGAGCTATGAAGCAACTCAACTAT GAATGGAAAATGGTTAACCCCTTTCATTTGAGAGTGAGGAGGAAAAACCCAGTGACACAGAGACAT GCCAAGATGAGCCTGCAGCTGTATCAGGTGGACCAGAAGAGTTACCTGCTGGACTTCAAGAGCCTCAGTAACGCTCCTGACCCAGAAGACGGAGGGGGAAGCA GTGATGGTAGCAGACCGTCCACCCCCTTGGGTAGCCAGACCTCCCTGGCGACCCCCACCACCCCCACGGGCAGCACCCACCCCCAGCAGACGGGCACGCACCACGCCTCCGCCGGCGTCCACCACACCCTGGAGTTCTTCGAGATGTGCGCTGCTCTCATCACCACCCTGGCGCGCTGA
- the LOC136445436 gene encoding 5'-AMP-activated protein kinase catalytic subunit alpha-2-like isoform X1 has product MADHRERTLSGSQSGKVKIGHYVLGDTLGVGTFGKVKVGEHALTGHKVAVKILNRQKIKSLDVVGKIRREIQNLKLFRHPHIIKLYQVISTPADIFMVMEYVSGGELFDYIVKHGKLKEAEARRFFQQIISGVDYCHRHMIVHRDLKPENLLLDSNRNVRIADFGLSNMMADGEFLRTSCGSPNYAAPEVISGKLYAGPEVDVWSCGVILYALLCGTLPFDDEHVPTLFKKIKGGVFPIPDHLSPTVVGLLRHMLEVDPVKRATIPEIREHEWTKIDMPAYLFPLDEQDTNVVDYDAVREVCEVLHKFECKETEVISGLLGGDPHNPLAVAYHLIVDNKRIEREVASSRSSFLRSVSVPADELKKCVLQRQAAKNMKMKDWYLATSPPPETSFIEERMVAPPISPLKPFPDRPTRTSRPTSGGKTLVQPASALDTVISKERRLPTPSKKAKWHLGIRSQSKPHDIMSEVYRAMKQLNYEWKMVNPFHLRVRRKNPVTQRHAKMSLQLYQVDQKSYLLDFKSLSNAPDPEDGGGSSDGSRPSTPLGSQTSLATPTTPTGSTHPQQTGTHHASAGVHHTLEFFEMCAALITTLAR; this is encoded by the exons ATGGCGGACCATCGTGAGAGAACTCTGTCCGGGTCTCAGTCGGGAAAGGTGAAAATTGGCCACTATGTTCTCGGCGACACCCTCGGAGTAGGAACCTTTGGCAAAGTGAAAG TTGGGGAGCATGCGCTGACAGGTCACAAGGTGGCTGTGAAGATCCTGAACCGGCAGAAAATCAAGAGTTTAGACGTGGTGGGGAAAATCCGGCGCGAGATCCAGAACCTGAAGCTCTTCAGACATCCGCATATCATTAAACT GTATCAGGTGATCAGCACCCCTGCTGACATCTTCATGGTGATGGAGTATGTGTCTGGGGGAGAACTGTTTGATTACATTGTCAAACATGGCAAG CTGAAGGAAGCTGAGGCCCGTCGGTTCTTCCAACAAATCATATCGGGTGTGGACTACTGTCACAGGCACATGATCGTTCACAGGGACCTGAAACCTGAGAACCTTCTACTGGACTCCAACAGAAATGTTAGAATAGCTGATTTCG GTCTGTCTAACATGATGGCTGACGGAGAGTTCCTCCGTACAAGCTGTGGATCGCCAAACTACGCTGCACCTGAAGTCATCTCCGGGAA ACTGTATGCAGGTCCAGAGGTGGATGTGTGGAGCTGTGGAGTCATcctgtatgctttactatgtgGAACT CTTCCATTTGATGATGAACATGTCCCAACACTGTTCAAGAAAATTAAAG GAGGGGTGTTCCCCATCCCAGACCACCTGTCCCCTACTGTGGTGGGACTACTCAGGCACATGTTGGAGGTGGACCCTGTCAAGCGCGCCACCATCCCCGAGATAAG AGAACACGAGTGGACAAAGATCGACATGCCCGCGTACTTGTTCCCATTGGATGAACAGGATACAAACGTGGTAGACTACGACGCTGTGAGGGAAGTGTGTGAGGTACTGCAT AAATTTGAGTGCAAAGAGACAGAAGTCATCAGTGGCCTGCTGGGCGGAGACCCTCACAACCCGCTAGCCGTGGCGTACCATCTCATCGTGGACAACAAACGCATCGAGAGAGAAG TCGCTAGCTCACGGTCATCTTTCCTTCGCAGTGTGTCTGTACCCGCAGACG AGTTGAAAAAATGTGTACTACAGCGTCAAG CTGCCAAGAACATGAAGATGAAGGACTGGTATCTGGCCACTAGCCCCCCTCCCGAGACATCATTCATCGAGGAAAGAATG GTTGCTCCTCCTATCTCGCCCCTCAAGCCTTTCCCGGACAGACCAA CTCGGACTTCACGGCCCACATCTGGAGGGAAGA CTCTGGTCCAACCTGCATCAGCCTTGGACACTGTTATATCCAAGGAGAGACGGCTTCCAACTCCATCCAAGAAGGCCAAGTGGCACCTAG GTATCCGCTCTCAGAGCAAGCCGCATGACATTATGAGTGAGGTGTACAGAGCTATGAAGCAACTCAACTAT GAATGGAAAATGGTTAACCCCTTTCATTTGAGAGTGAGGAGGAAAAACCCAGTGACACAGAGACAT GCCAAGATGAGCCTGCAGCTGTATCAGGTGGACCAGAAGAGTTACCTGCTGGACTTCAAGAGCCTCAGTAACGCTCCTGACCCAGAAGACGGAGGGGGAAGCA GTGATGGTAGCAGACCGTCCACCCCCTTGGGTAGCCAGACCTCCCTGGCGACCCCCACCACCCCCACGGGCAGCACCCACCCCCAGCAGACGGGCACGCACCACGCCTCCGCCGGCGTCCACCACACCCTGGAGTTCTTCGAGATGTGCGCTGCTCTCATCACCACCCTGGCGCGCTGA